From the Streptomyces syringium genome, one window contains:
- a CDS encoding flavodoxin family protein, translating to MSDRSVSVVIAYHSGYGHTTRMAEAARDGAASVRGAVVQLISVEALTDEQWAALDSADAIIFGSPTYMGSASPAFHTFAHDSSGRWYAQAWKDKVAAGFTTSGSMSGDKVNTLQYFTVLAAQHGMHWVNLDLLPGSSEDELNRLGGWLGAMGQCAGDQGPESMKKSDLLTAAHLGQRVAQHAQLLQLARSAA from the coding sequence ATGTCCGATCGTTCGGTGTCCGTCGTCATCGCGTACCACAGCGGCTACGGACATACGACCAGGATGGCCGAGGCGGCGCGCGACGGCGCGGCGTCGGTCAGGGGTGCCGTCGTCCAGCTGATCTCCGTCGAAGCGCTCACCGACGAGCAGTGGGCCGCGCTGGACTCAGCGGACGCGATCATCTTCGGCTCACCCACCTATATGGGCTCGGCCAGCCCGGCTTTCCACACCTTCGCGCACGACTCCAGCGGTCGGTGGTACGCACAGGCGTGGAAGGACAAGGTCGCCGCGGGCTTCACCACCTCGGGATCGATGAGCGGTGACAAGGTGAACACGCTCCAGTACTTCACCGTCCTGGCGGCTCAGCACGGGATGCACTGGGTGAATCTCGACCTGCTGCCCGGCTCGTCGGAGGACGAGCTCAACCGGCTCGGTGGCTGGCTGGGCGCCATGGGGCAGTGCGCCGGGGACCAGGGGCCGGAGTCCATGAAGAAGTCCGACCTGCTCACCGCGGCCCACCTCGGGCAGCGCGTCGCCCAGCACGCGCAACTGCTCCAGCTGGCCAGATCGGCGGCGTGA
- a CDS encoding alpha/beta hydrolase — MSYDFDPELKPFVPRMRPLDYTEPQAARATMREVMARQPAYEPISRVLVEDRRIPVPDGPEMTVRLYRPMDRPGPRPALVFPHWGGFVTGDLDTSLTAATRIADLVGAVVVSPDYRLAPEHPFPAGLQDCYAALEWTVDHAAELRIDPGRIGVGGFSAGGGLATGLALLARDHKGPPLRCLYLLFPQLDDRLETLSARDFVDTPMLDRANLAVSWQHYLGGGAATHYAAPARAEDLTGLPPAFVGVCEFDPLRDEGFTFAHRLIQAGVKTELRHYQGAFHASIGLAHAAVSQRMVTDQVDALCHYLAP; from the coding sequence GTGAGCTATGACTTCGACCCCGAGCTGAAGCCCTTCGTCCCCCGGATGAGGCCCCTCGACTACACCGAGCCCCAGGCCGCACGGGCCACGATGCGGGAGGTCATGGCCCGTCAGCCGGCGTACGAGCCGATATCGCGGGTCCTGGTGGAGGACCGGCGCATCCCCGTGCCCGACGGCCCGGAGATGACCGTACGGCTCTACCGGCCCATGGACCGGCCCGGCCCGCGGCCGGCCCTGGTCTTCCCGCACTGGGGCGGCTTCGTCACGGGCGACCTGGACACATCGCTGACCGCCGCCACCCGCATCGCCGACCTGGTGGGCGCGGTGGTGGTCTCACCGGACTACCGCCTCGCACCGGAACACCCCTTCCCCGCCGGGCTCCAGGACTGCTACGCGGCGCTGGAGTGGACCGTCGACCACGCCGCGGAGCTGCGGATCGACCCGGGCCGGATCGGCGTGGGCGGCTTCAGCGCCGGCGGCGGGCTGGCCACGGGGCTCGCCCTGCTCGCCCGGGACCACAAGGGTCCGCCGCTGCGCTGTCTGTACCTGCTCTTCCCGCAACTGGACGACCGGCTCGAGACCCTCTCGGCCCGGGACTTCGTGGACACGCCCATGCTCGACCGGGCCAATCTGGCGGTGAGCTGGCAGCACTACCTCGGCGGCGGCGCGGCCACGCACTACGCCGCGCCCGCCCGGGCCGAGGACCTGACCGGGCTGCCGCCGGCCTTCGTCGGCGTGTGCGAGTTCGACCCGCTGCGGGACGAGGGCTTCACCTTCGCCCACCGGCTGATCCAAGCGGGGGTGAAGACCGAACTGCGGCACTACCAAGGAGCGTTCCACGCGTCCATCGGTCTCGCCCACGCGGCCGTCTCCCAGCGGATGGTGACCGACCAGGTCGACGCGCTGTGCCACTACCTGGCCCCCTGA
- a CDS encoding lipocalin-like domain-containing protein, protein MTGTVSDAVAPADLVGAWQLESYVGVDEDGGVSEGPLGPAPEGVLIYSADRHMTVSMMRAGHEPPPGAVPVPVTRFMGYAGTWQLSERQIVHEVAVSSHRHMVGTRQVRGLTLKGDLLILSGSARTPDGRQEQRVLNWRRVSGGRP, encoded by the coding sequence ATGACCGGCACGGTGAGCGACGCGGTCGCCCCGGCCGACCTGGTCGGAGCCTGGCAGCTCGAGTCCTATGTCGGCGTCGACGAGGACGGCGGCGTCAGTGAGGGCCCGCTGGGCCCCGCACCCGAGGGCGTGCTGATCTACAGCGCCGACCGCCATATGACGGTGAGCATGATGCGCGCCGGTCACGAGCCGCCCCCGGGCGCCGTCCCGGTCCCGGTCACCCGCTTCATGGGGTACGCCGGCACCTGGCAGCTGTCCGAGCGGCAGATCGTCCACGAGGTCGCCGTCAGCTCGCACCGTCACATGGTCGGCACCCGGCAGGTCCGTGGCCTCACCCTCAAGGGAGATCTGCTCATACTCTCCGGGTCGGCGCGCACCCCGGACGGACGGCAGGAGCAGCGCGTCCTGAACTGGCGGCGGGTTTCCGGAGGACGACCGTGA
- a CDS encoding DUF6081 family protein, with translation MTGDHLVWDDDFLGGFSTEGPDARYTFLPFGTEVGHDGVAATSRQGLRVVAAGTNPTTGEPAFTMSLGQGDPSGLPGTLDHVKWLVYANKQSSGGVLGFDTGPGHELSCEARMSGAAYGVADHPFGAAVPDPGTDPRLASACLALQDPESDVAFEFSLTNEAVYVYYERLPNARARSGDYASFLHTVPVARRTPYDEHDLKITYDGSRGVVTWFLDGREVFRLDRIGYRLTSRDHLVVDHGGVEERVAPRQLACGMGLFNFLDGGLPGRPGSGLVRLTTTPKYYYDPVTGEPAPQRFLDDASLASNRLFGQGAGFRMSRFTVSSTPVGSA, from the coding sequence ATGACGGGCGATCACCTCGTCTGGGACGACGACTTCTTGGGCGGCTTCAGCACCGAGGGGCCCGACGCGCGCTACACGTTCCTGCCGTTCGGCACCGAAGTGGGCCACGACGGCGTGGCCGCCACATCCCGGCAGGGGCTGCGGGTCGTCGCCGCCGGGACGAATCCGACGACCGGTGAGCCCGCGTTCACGATGTCGCTGGGCCAGGGCGACCCCAGCGGGCTGCCGGGCACCCTCGACCACGTCAAGTGGCTGGTCTACGCGAACAAGCAGTCGTCCGGCGGCGTCCTCGGCTTCGACACCGGCCCGGGGCACGAACTGTCCTGCGAGGCCCGGATGTCGGGCGCGGCGTACGGCGTGGCGGACCATCCCTTCGGAGCCGCCGTGCCCGACCCGGGCACCGACCCCAGGCTGGCCTCGGCCTGTCTGGCCCTCCAGGACCCGGAGTCCGACGTCGCCTTCGAGTTCTCCCTCACCAATGAGGCGGTCTACGTCTACTACGAACGGCTGCCGAACGCCCGCGCCCGGTCGGGCGACTACGCCTCCTTCCTCCACACCGTCCCGGTCGCCCGCCGCACCCCCTACGACGAGCACGACCTCAAGATCACCTACGACGGGTCCCGCGGCGTGGTCACCTGGTTCCTGGACGGCCGGGAGGTCTTCCGGCTCGACCGGATCGGCTATCGGCTGACGTCGCGCGATCACCTGGTGGTCGACCACGGCGGAGTCGAGGAGCGGGTGGCACCCCGCCAGCTGGCCTGCGGGATGGGCCTGTTCAATTTCCTCGACGGAGGGTTGCCCGGCCGGCCCGGCTCCGGCCTCGTACGGCTGACCACCACACCGAAGTACTACTACGACCCGGTGACGGGCGAGCCCGCCCCGCAGCGGTTCCTCGACGACGCGAGCCTCGCGTCCAACCGTCTCTTCGGCCAGGGAGCGGGCTTCCGGATGAGCAGGTTCACGGTGTCGAGCACGCCCGTCGGGTCAGCATGA
- a CDS encoding acetyl-CoA carboxylase biotin carboxylase subunit, translated as MFEKVLIANRGEIAVRVARACRELGVRSVAVHSTPDEDSAVVQLADEAIRIGPAAPAKSYLNAAAVLEAAAQSGADAIHPGYGFLSESPDFAEACLARGITLIGPPPSVMARLGDKTSARALMRRAGLPLLPGSVQALDPHAAEELARRIGLPVIVKAAAGGGGRGMTVVDDADRFAEEYRQTQATAQMLFGDGRVYVEKYLPKARHVEVQVLCDGHGHAVHLGERDCTVQRRHQKLIEETPAPALPDGLAERMGRSAVEGALAVGYTGVGTFEFLLAPDGSYYFMEVNCRIQVEHPVTEMVTGIDLVQQQLKVAAGNALELAQADIQLRGAAIECRINAEDPAAGFVPAPGPVERLVLPGGPFVRVDTHVRQGDVIPPHYDSLLAKLVVWAPRRDEAIARMHRALDEFEVSGPGITTTRTFLAEVLSHPRFRAAEHSTSLVDDLLSGKA; from the coding sequence ATGTTCGAGAAGGTACTGATCGCGAACCGGGGCGAGATCGCGGTGCGGGTGGCCCGTGCCTGCCGGGAGCTCGGCGTCCGTTCGGTCGCCGTCCACTCCACCCCGGACGAGGACTCGGCCGTCGTCCAGCTCGCCGACGAGGCGATCCGGATCGGCCCGGCGGCCCCGGCGAAGAGCTATCTGAACGCCGCGGCGGTGCTGGAGGCGGCCGCACAGAGCGGCGCGGACGCGATCCACCCCGGTTACGGCTTCCTCTCGGAGTCACCCGACTTCGCCGAGGCGTGCCTGGCCCGGGGCATCACCCTGATCGGCCCGCCACCGTCGGTCATGGCCCGGCTCGGGGACAAGACCTCGGCCCGCGCCCTGATGCGGCGCGCGGGCCTGCCCCTGCTGCCGGGCAGTGTGCAAGCCCTCGATCCGCACGCCGCGGAGGAACTCGCCCGGCGGATCGGCTTGCCCGTCATCGTCAAGGCAGCGGCAGGCGGCGGCGGTCGCGGCATGACCGTCGTGGACGACGCGGACCGCTTCGCCGAGGAGTACCGGCAGACGCAGGCCACGGCCCAGATGCTGTTCGGCGACGGACGGGTCTATGTGGAGAAGTACCTCCCGAAGGCACGGCATGTGGAGGTCCAGGTGCTCTGCGACGGCCACGGCCATGCCGTGCATCTCGGTGAGCGGGACTGCACGGTCCAGCGCCGCCACCAGAAGCTCATCGAGGAGACCCCGGCTCCCGCCCTGCCGGACGGGCTGGCCGAGCGCATGGGCCGCTCGGCCGTCGAGGGCGCGCTCGCCGTCGGCTATACCGGCGTGGGCACCTTCGAATTCCTGCTCGCCCCGGACGGCAGCTATTACTTCATGGAGGTGAACTGCCGGATCCAGGTCGAACACCCGGTCACGGAAATGGTCACCGGCATCGACCTCGTACAGCAACAGCTGAAGGTCGCCGCCGGGAACGCACTCGAACTGGCCCAGGCTGACATCCAGCTCCGCGGTGCGGCCATCGAATGCCGCATCAACGCCGAGGACCCGGCCGCCGGGTTCGTCCCCGCACCGGGGCCCGTGGAGCGCCTCGTGCTGCCGGGCGGACCGTTCGTGCGGGTCGACACCCATGTCCGGCAGGGCGATGTGATCCCGCCCCACTACGACTCGCTGCTGGCCAAACTCGTCGTCTGGGCGCCCCGGCGCGACGAGGCAATCGCCCGTATGCACCGCGCGCTCGATGAATTCGAGGTGTCCGGACCGGGTATCACAACGACTCGGACGTTTCTCGCCGAGGTGCTTTCCCACCCCCGGTTCCGGGCCGCGGAGCATTCCACCTCGCTGGTCGACGACCTGTTGTCGGGAAAAGCCTGA
- the accD gene encoding acetyl-CoA carboxylase, carboxyltransferase subunit beta: MTETIEEAAEVEWVLCHGCRVPVYGKRLIRNLHVCPECGLHLPVTARQRLAQLADDGRFEPLPFTVSNSDPLDFVDTVAYTDRLSGAQERTGMREAVLCVRTTIEGHPAIVAVMDFRFLGGSLGTAVGELITLAIETAQEERVPLIMVTASGGARMQEGVLSLMQMAKTSAALGELDKAGILSISVITDPTYGGVAASFATLGDVIIAEPRARLGFAGRRVIEQTIRQRLPEDFQTAEFLLERGFVDMIVERSALRAELGKLLRIGGSKVCGRYASTARPPAPVVTDPNRLPEADPWDQVGRARSLDRPTALDYLGLAFDDFQELHGDRASGECPALIGGTAWIDAIPVMVLAHQKGHTAAELARRNYGMASPAGYRKAARLMRLADKLGLPVVTLVDTPGAHPGADAEEQGQSVAIAENLRLMATLSVPVVSVIIGEGGSGGALALAVANRVLMYSDSIYSVISPEGCAAIIWKDPSAAPAAARALRLNARELLRLGVVDAVLPEPEGGTGAAPWAAAERLRAALSSELHELAGLGEAALRVGRRARFRQFGSAITVEAELLQINDGRLA, translated from the coding sequence ATGACTGAGACGATCGAAGAGGCCGCGGAGGTCGAGTGGGTGCTCTGCCACGGCTGCCGGGTGCCGGTCTACGGCAAGCGCCTGATCCGCAACCTCCACGTCTGCCCGGAGTGCGGCCTGCACCTGCCGGTGACCGCCCGGCAACGCCTGGCCCAGCTCGCCGACGACGGCCGCTTCGAACCGCTGCCCTTCACCGTGAGCAACTCCGATCCGCTCGATTTCGTGGACACCGTCGCCTACACCGACCGGCTCTCCGGCGCCCAGGAGCGCACCGGGATGCGCGAGGCGGTGCTCTGCGTCAGGACGACCATCGAGGGCCATCCCGCGATCGTCGCCGTGATGGACTTCCGGTTCCTCGGCGGCAGCCTGGGCACCGCGGTCGGCGAGCTGATCACGCTCGCCATCGAGACCGCGCAGGAGGAGCGGGTCCCCCTGATCATGGTGACCGCCTCCGGCGGCGCCCGGATGCAGGAGGGCGTGCTCTCCCTGATGCAGATGGCCAAGACCAGCGCGGCACTCGGCGAACTGGACAAGGCCGGCATCCTGTCGATCTCCGTGATCACCGACCCCACCTACGGCGGTGTCGCGGCCTCCTTCGCCACGCTGGGCGACGTCATCATCGCCGAGCCGCGGGCCCGCCTCGGCTTCGCCGGGCGGCGGGTGATCGAGCAGACCATCCGGCAGCGGCTGCCGGAGGACTTCCAGACCGCGGAGTTCCTCCTCGAGCGCGGATTCGTCGACATGATCGTGGAGCGGTCCGCGCTCCGCGCCGAGCTGGGCAAGCTGCTGCGGATCGGCGGTTCCAAGGTCTGCGGGCGGTACGCCAGCACGGCACGGCCGCCCGCACCGGTGGTCACCGACCCGAACCGGCTCCCCGAGGCCGATCCCTGGGACCAGGTGGGCAGGGCCCGGTCCCTCGACCGTCCCACCGCGCTCGACTACCTCGGGCTCGCCTTCGACGACTTCCAGGAACTGCACGGCGACCGGGCGTCCGGCGAATGCCCGGCCCTCATCGGCGGCACCGCCTGGATCGACGCCATACCCGTGATGGTCCTCGCCCATCAGAAGGGGCACACCGCCGCCGAACTCGCCCGGCGCAATTACGGCATGGCCTCGCCGGCCGGATACCGCAAGGCCGCCCGGCTGATGCGCCTCGCCGACAAGCTCGGGCTGCCCGTCGTCACCCTCGTCGACACCCCCGGCGCCCACCCGGGCGCCGACGCGGAGGAACAGGGCCAGTCGGTGGCCATCGCGGAGAACCTCCGGCTGATGGCCACCCTGTCCGTGCCGGTCGTCAGCGTGATCATCGGCGAGGGCGGCAGCGGCGGCGCGCTGGCGCTGGCCGTGGCCAACCGGGTGCTCATGTACTCCGACAGCATCTACTCCGTGATCAGCCCCGAGGGGTGCGCCGCGATCATCTGGAAGGACCCCTCGGCCGCGCCCGCCGCCGCCCGGGCCCTCCGGCTGAACGCCCGGGAGCTCCTGCGCCTCGGCGTGGTGGACGCCGTGCTGCCCGAGCCGGAGGGGGGCACGGGCGCCGCGCCGTGGGCGGCGGCCGAGCGGCTCCGCGCCGCCCTGAGCAGCGAGCTGCACGAACTGGCCGGGCTCGGGGAGGCAGCGCTGCGGGTGGGCAGGCGGGCCCGGTTCCGGCAGTTCGGCTCGGCGATCACGGTCGAGGCGGAGCTGCTGCAGATCAACGACGGCAGGCTCGCCTGA
- a CDS encoding hydrolase — MDLTSTTLSSAAREVAEAAARSAAAAEANRRLDPDVVKSVVAAGFPRHFVPADRGGSIGTFLELNRAVSTVGEGCTATAWCASLAAHVSRMAAHLPAEGYREIWADGPDAFLVAALTPIGRAEPVPGGYRLTGTWPFVSAIDYADWALLAALTDRDGRPEPRMFAVPRTAWRTVDTWENVGMAATGSNTVIVEDVVVPAARTVSRDDLFTGRSPDSDAPCHAIPMQATTMMFATPALGAAKGALKAWAGYVTPKIRAAAQQSKPALAGMPTFHRTSYDVILTRSATEIDAAEMLLERAAATADSGPAIPPLDTMRSWRDCAMATDILVGVVNRLFRSVGTTGQATSNPVQRFWRDANSIAGHQGLQVESAATAYAHQVIEI, encoded by the coding sequence ATGGACCTGACGTCAACCACGCTGTCGTCGGCGGCGCGCGAGGTCGCGGAGGCCGCGGCCCGGAGCGCGGCCGCCGCGGAGGCCAACCGCCGGCTCGATCCCGATGTGGTCAAGTCCGTCGTCGCCGCGGGCTTCCCCCGTCACTTCGTCCCGGCCGACCGCGGCGGGAGCATCGGCACCTTCCTGGAGCTGAACCGCGCGGTGAGCACGGTCGGCGAGGGATGCACCGCCACCGCCTGGTGCGCGTCACTGGCCGCGCACGTGTCCCGGATGGCCGCGCACCTGCCCGCCGAGGGATACCGGGAGATCTGGGCCGACGGCCCGGACGCCTTCCTGGTGGCGGCCCTGACACCGATCGGCAGGGCCGAGCCCGTCCCCGGCGGCTACCGCCTCACCGGGACCTGGCCGTTCGTCAGCGCGATCGACTACGCGGACTGGGCCCTGCTGGCCGCGCTGACCGACCGGGACGGCCGGCCGGAGCCCAGGATGTTCGCCGTGCCCCGCACGGCCTGGCGGACCGTCGACACCTGGGAGAACGTGGGCATGGCCGCCACCGGCAGCAATACGGTGATCGTCGAGGACGTCGTGGTCCCCGCGGCCCGCACGGTCAGCCGGGACGACCTGTTCACCGGCCGGTCACCCGACTCGGACGCGCCGTGCCACGCCATCCCGATGCAGGCCACCACCATGATGTTCGCGACACCCGCGCTGGGCGCCGCCAAGGGGGCCCTCAAGGCCTGGGCCGGCTACGTCACCCCGAAGATCCGGGCCGCCGCGCAGCAGTCCAAGCCCGCCCTGGCCGGGATGCCGACCTTCCACCGCACGTCCTACGACGTGATCCTGACCCGCAGCGCCACCGAGATCGACGCCGCCGAAATGCTCCTCGAGCGCGCGGCGGCGACGGCCGACTCCGGGCCCGCCATCCCGCCTCTGGACACCATGCGGAGCTGGCGGGACTGCGCGATGGCCACCGACATCCTCGTCGGCGTCGTCAACCGGCTGTTCCGCAGCGTGGGCACCACCGGCCAGGCCACGAGCAACCCCGTCCAGCGCTTCTGGCGCGACGCCAATTCGATCGCCGGCCACCAGGGGCTCCAGGTCGAGTCGGCCGCGACCGCCTACGCCCACCAAGTGATCGAGATCTGA